From Chryseobacterium sp. H1D6B, a single genomic window includes:
- a CDS encoding voltage-gated chloride channel family protein, producing MSKNQHFRSNSRTAQLRTKIFFRKYPSLPYIVKWFLISSIIGICVGSASAGFLVSLDWATNFREDHLWLIAFLPIGGLLIGLLYNYLGKDIEAGNNLLIDSIHNPKEIIPFRMAPFVYLGTIATHFFGGSAGREGTALQMAGAIADQFTKPFRLNESERKILLISAIAAGFGSIFGTPLAGALFGLEVFLIGRIKYDAIFPAFASAILADLVTNLWQVKHTHYYIDVVPQLEALPIIYSILAGILFGLCAATFSKVIHHITAIFKAKISFPPLRPFVGGIIVAVAVFAMGTTKYIGLGIPTIVQSFEQQQPLYDFALKMAFTIITLAAGFKGGEVTPLFFIGATLGSALSLFIPLPTGLLAGMGFVAVFAGATNTPLACMLMGIELFGAESGIYMAIACVVSYLISGHNSIYGKQVIGEAKHSRFQNQSGKNINESK from the coding sequence ATGTCCAAAAATCAGCACTTCAGATCCAACAGCAGAACAGCTCAGCTTCGTACAAAGATCTTCTTTAGGAAATATCCGTCTCTCCCTTATATTGTTAAATGGTTTTTAATCAGTTCCATCATTGGGATATGTGTAGGTTCTGCCTCGGCAGGCTTTTTAGTGTCACTGGACTGGGCTACGAATTTCAGGGAAGATCATCTGTGGCTCATTGCCTTTTTGCCTATTGGCGGTCTGCTGATCGGCCTGCTCTACAACTATTTAGGAAAAGATATTGAAGCCGGGAATAATTTACTGATTGACAGCATTCACAATCCTAAAGAAATCATCCCTTTCAGAATGGCTCCTTTTGTTTACTTAGGAACGATTGCTACTCATTTTTTTGGAGGTTCTGCGGGCAGAGAAGGTACAGCTTTGCAGATGGCAGGCGCAATTGCAGACCAGTTTACAAAACCTTTCAGACTCAATGAATCTGAACGTAAGATATTACTGATCTCAGCCATTGCCGCCGGTTTCGGTTCTATCTTCGGAACACCTTTGGCCGGTGCCTTATTCGGTCTGGAGGTCTTCCTGATAGGAAGAATAAAATACGATGCGATATTTCCGGCCTTTGCTTCGGCAATTCTGGCTGATCTGGTCACCAACCTCTGGCAGGTAAAACACACCCATTATTATATTGATGTTGTTCCGCAATTAGAAGCTTTACCGATCATTTACAGCATATTGGCTGGGATCTTATTTGGATTATGTGCGGCTACTTTCAGCAAGGTTATTCATCATATCACTGCAATTTTTAAAGCGAAAATTTCTTTTCCACCACTGCGTCCTTTTGTGGGAGGGATCATCGTTGCCGTTGCTGTTTTTGCAATGGGAACCACGAAATATATCGGATTGGGTATTCCAACCATTGTTCAGTCTTTTGAGCAGCAGCAACCTCTTTATGATTTTGCTTTGAAAATGGCTTTTACAATCATCACGCTTGCAGCAGGATTCAAAGGCGGTGAAGTAACCCCTTTGTTTTTTATCGGAGCTACCTTGGGAAGCGCTTTATCACTATTTATTCCCCTACCGACAGGTCTTTTGGCAGGTATGGGATTTGTGGCGGTGTTTGCCGGGGCAACCAATACACCGCTTGCCTGTATGCTGATGGGAATAGAACTCTTCGGTGCTGAAAGTGGGATTTATATGGCTATTGCCTGTGTGGTATCATATTTAATTTCGGGGCATAACAGCATTTATGGAAAACAGGTCATCGGGGAAGCAAAACATTCCAGATTTCAAAATCAGTCGGGAAAAAATATAAACGAAAGCAAATAA
- a CDS encoding Crp/Fnr family transcriptional regulator — MSQDIFSSDFSSSKELTDKLYQNGILKTYHEGDIILDENASIRSIPIVMKGLLKVIRTEEDGREILLYYIKAGESCIMSFLGGMHNEKSIVKAEVEEDSEILFLPMDKVTLFIKEYPEWLDYIFRLYHKRFEELLDIINAIAFKKVDERLLNLLHKKYEISRSKTIIITHEQLANELGTARVVVSRLLKQLEDSGKLTLGRNKIILSDSI; from the coding sequence ATGAGCCAAGACATATTTTCTTCCGACTTCAGTTCTTCTAAGGAATTAACTGATAAACTTTACCAGAATGGTATACTGAAAACCTATCACGAAGGCGATATCATTCTGGATGAAAATGCTTCTATACGTTCGATTCCGATTGTGATGAAAGGATTGTTAAAAGTCATCAGGACGGAAGAAGACGGCAGAGAAATTTTACTCTATTATATCAAAGCTGGTGAAAGCTGCATTATGTCGTTTTTGGGAGGTATGCACAATGAGAAAAGCATTGTAAAAGCCGAAGTGGAAGAGGATTCCGAAATCCTTTTTTTACCAATGGATAAGGTCACACTATTCATCAAAGAATATCCGGAATGGCTGGATTATATTTTCAGGCTTTATCACAAACGATTTGAGGAATTGCTCGATATTATCAATGCGATTGCCTTCAAAAAAGTAGATGAAAGACTACTCAATCTGCTCCATAAAAAATATGAAATTTCCCGATCTAAAACCATTATCATTACCCACGAACAGCTTGCCAATGAGCTAGGAACGGCTAGAGTAGTAGTATCCAGACTTCTGAAACAGCTGGAGGATTCCGGAAAATTGACGTTAGGAAGAAACAAAATTATCCTTTCAGATTCTATTTAA
- a CDS encoding sulfite exporter TauE/SafE family protein yields the protein MEIYGYIASVFIGVSLGLIGGGGSILTLPVLVYLFGVDAFLATEYSLFIVGVSSIVGSASYFKKGLVNFKTAFVFGLPSIVSIFLTRKYLLPLIPDDIFSLGNLIVTKNLFLLLIFAGLMIIASYKMIQKQVEITTETNHSENHKTLLAAGEGSIVGVFTGLVGAGGGFMIIPALVNLLKIPMKVAIGTSLVIISFNSLIGFFSTFNAMKIQWNLLGTISAIAIGGILIGTQLSKKIDGKKLKPAFGWFILVMGIYIIIKELFL from the coding sequence ATGGAAATTTACGGTTATATCGCATCGGTTTTTATAGGAGTTTCTTTAGGGTTAATAGGTGGTGGTGGAAGTATTCTTACCTTACCTGTCCTTGTTTATCTCTTTGGTGTAGATGCTTTTCTGGCAACAGAATATTCGCTTTTCATTGTCGGTGTAAGCAGTATAGTTGGTTCGGCTTCTTATTTCAAAAAAGGATTGGTCAATTTTAAAACGGCTTTTGTCTTTGGTCTTCCCTCCATCGTTTCTATTTTTCTGACCCGTAAATACCTTTTGCCTTTGATTCCTGATGATATTTTCAGTCTTGGAAACCTCATAGTCACCAAGAATCTATTTCTGCTGTTGATTTTTGCAGGCCTAATGATCATTGCCTCTTATAAAATGATTCAAAAACAAGTTGAAATCACAACTGAAACCAATCATTCAGAAAACCACAAAACGCTTTTGGCCGCAGGAGAAGGTTCAATAGTCGGAGTTTTCACCGGTTTAGTTGGCGCAGGCGGCGGATTTATGATCATTCCGGCACTGGTCAACCTTCTGAAAATACCTATGAAAGTTGCGATTGGAACTTCTTTAGTGATCATTTCTTTTAATTCTCTGATCGGATTTTTTTCAACATTCAATGCAATGAAAATTCAATGGAATTTATTGGGAACCATCTCTGCCATTGCGATTGGAGGAATTCTCATCGGTACCCAATTATCAAAGAAAATTGACGGTAAAAAACTAAAGCCTGCTTTCGGATGGTTCATTTTGGTAATGGGTATTTACATCATCATCAAAGAACTTTTCCTTTAA
- a CDS encoding MBL fold metallo-hydrolase, translating into MKIEQIYTGCLAQGAYYIVSNGEAVIIDPLRETQPYIDRLEKDNVKLKYIFETHFHADFVSGHVDLSKKTNAPIVYGPTANPEFNAIIAEDNQIFEVGKIKIKVLHTPGHTMESSSFLLIDENGKEKALFSGDTLFLGDVGRPDLAQKAANMTQEELAGLLYESLYQKILPLNDEIIVYPAHGAGSACGKNMQKETVDTLGNQKKTNYALNQKDKESFIKAVTDGLLPPPAYFGMNVAMNKKGYDSFDEVLSKGLHAFSPEEFEEMAEHSGALILDVRNNNDFAKGFVPQSINIGLDGDFAPWVGTLIVDVKQPILLVTDENNKEETVTRLSRVGFDNVLGFLKGSFEAWKNSGKEIDKVHRISATDFEKEIENKEVKIIDVRKESEYEAEHVDEAYNKPLAYINEWIKHIEPTEHFYLHCAGGYRSMIAASILLARGYRNFTEIEGGFNAIAQTDVPKSDFVCQSKVLK; encoded by the coding sequence ATGAAAATAGAACAGATCTATACAGGATGTTTGGCTCAGGGAGCTTATTACATTGTTTCAAATGGTGAAGCAGTGATCATTGATCCTTTAAGAGAAACCCAGCCTTACATCGACAGATTGGAAAAAGACAATGTAAAACTCAAATACATTTTTGAAACCCATTTTCACGCAGATTTTGTGAGTGGACACGTTGATTTAAGTAAAAAAACAAATGCGCCAATCGTTTATGGACCAACGGCAAATCCAGAATTTAATGCGATTATTGCCGAAGACAATCAGATTTTTGAAGTGGGGAAAATCAAAATAAAAGTTCTGCACACGCCAGGACACACGATGGAAAGCTCTTCTTTTTTATTAATCGATGAAAACGGAAAGGAAAAAGCACTTTTCAGTGGAGATACTTTATTTCTTGGCGATGTCGGTCGACCGGATTTGGCTCAGAAAGCGGCGAATATGACTCAGGAAGAATTGGCAGGACTTCTTTACGAAAGTTTATACCAAAAAATTCTGCCTTTGAACGATGAAATTATCGTTTATCCCGCGCACGGAGCGGGTTCTGCTTGCGGAAAAAATATGCAGAAAGAAACGGTTGATACGTTGGGAAATCAAAAGAAGACCAATTATGCGTTGAATCAAAAAGATAAAGAAAGCTTCATAAAAGCTGTTACAGACGGGCTTCTTCCTCCACCAGCTTATTTCGGGATGAATGTAGCGATGAATAAAAAAGGCTACGACAGTTTTGATGAGGTTTTGTCAAAAGGTCTTCACGCTTTTTCGCCTGAAGAATTTGAGGAAATGGCAGAACATTCGGGAGCTTTGATTCTGGATGTCAGAAATAATAATGATTTTGCAAAAGGTTTTGTCCCTCAGTCGATTAATATCGGATTAGACGGAGATTTTGCACCTTGGGTAGGCACTTTGATTGTTGATGTAAAACAACCGATTTTATTGGTTACTGATGAAAATAATAAGGAGGAAACGGTCACGAGATTAAGCAGAGTAGGATTTGACAATGTTTTAGGTTTTCTGAAAGGCAGTTTTGAAGCCTGGAAAAACAGCGGAAAAGAAATTGACAAAGTTCATCGAATTTCTGCTACAGATTTTGAAAAGGAAATTGAAAATAAAGAGGTGAAAATTATTGATGTACGAAAAGAAAGTGAGTATGAAGCAGAACACGTCGATGAAGCCTATAACAAACCTTTGGCTTACATCAATGAGTGGATTAAGCATATTGAACCGACCGAACATTTTTATCTTCACTGCGCAGGTGGTTACCGAAGTATGATAGCGGCGAGCATTCTTCTGGCAAGAGGTTACCGGAATTTTACCGAAATTGAAGGTGGATTTAATGCAATCGCACAGACTGATGTTCCCAAAAGCGATTTCGTTTGTCAAAGTAAAGTTTTGAAGTAA
- a CDS encoding YeeE/YedE thiosulfate transporter family protein, with protein sequence MLDIIKEPWPWYIAGPLIGLTVPALLILGNKSFGISSSLRHICAACIPANVSFFKYDWKKESWNLFFVLGIFFGGMIAAHFLMNPREITVNPNLKAELATYGITDYSNLVPTQLMNFESLLTLKGFILMVVGGFLVGFGTRYAGGCTSGHAIMGLSNLQWPSLVATICFMIGGFLMANVILPIILSL encoded by the coding sequence ATGTTAGATATCATAAAAGAACCCTGGCCGTGGTATATTGCCGGTCCGCTAATTGGTCTTACCGTTCCGGCTTTGCTGATTTTAGGCAATAAATCTTTCGGAATCAGTTCTTCATTGCGACATATTTGCGCAGCCTGTATTCCGGCAAACGTGAGTTTTTTCAAATACGACTGGAAAAAAGAATCCTGGAATTTATTCTTTGTCCTCGGAATTTTCTTCGGCGGAATGATTGCTGCCCATTTTCTGATGAATCCCAGAGAAATTACAGTCAATCCAAACCTTAAAGCAGAATTGGCAACCTATGGGATCACAGATTATAGCAATCTTGTTCCGACCCAACTGATGAATTTTGAAAGTTTATTGACATTAAAAGGATTCATTCTGATGGTTGTCGGCGGATTTTTGGTTGGCTTCGGCACCCGATATGCGGGAGGCTGCACCAGCGGACACGCCATAATGGGACTTTCCAATCTTCAATGGCCGTCTTTAGTAGCAACAATCTGCTTTATGATCGGCGGTTTTTTAATGGCAAATGTGATTTTGCCCATCATTCTTTCACTCTAA
- a CDS encoding DUF6691 family protein produces MKKETDIRHQDTICTNESHLQHKWYHNLKYLIIGVLFGIVFVKAEIISWFRIQEMFRLQSFHMYGVIGSAVVTGMISVWIIKKFKIKTIYGEKISIAPKKFNKGQIYGGLIFGFGWAITGACPGPLFAQIGTGAFAVIITLVSAIFGTWVYGYFRNNLPH; encoded by the coding sequence ATGAAAAAAGAAACAGATATACGTCACCAAGATACCATTTGTACCAATGAAAGCCATCTTCAGCACAAATGGTATCACAATTTGAAATATTTAATAATTGGTGTTTTGTTCGGAATCGTGTTTGTGAAAGCTGAGATCATCAGTTGGTTCAGAATTCAGGAAATGTTTCGTTTGCAGTCATTTCATATGTACGGCGTGATTGGAAGCGCAGTTGTTACTGGGATGATTTCCGTTTGGATCATCAAAAAATTTAAAATAAAAACCATTTACGGAGAAAAAATTTCCATCGCTCCGAAAAAATTCAACAAAGGGCAGATCTATGGAGGTTTAATCTTCGGGTTTGGCTGGGCAATCACGGGTGCTTGTCCCGGACCTCTTTTTGCACAGATCGGAACAGGAGCTTTTGCGGTTATTATTACTTTAGTGAGTGCTATTTTTGGAACTTGGGTCTATGGATATTTCAGAAATAATCTGCCCCATTGA
- a CDS encoding VIT family protein — translation MHHLLEKHYVNRMGWLRASVLGANDGLLSTTSIVIGVAAAQPDRHTIVLAALAGMIAGAMSMAAGEYVSVSSQEDTEKADLLREKRELEEMPEVELHELAKIYEKRGVSKETALQVATELSEHDALAAHAHDELGINEITQAKPFQAAFASFGSFALGALLPFAVSMLAPIKEMVYFQYGFSIVFLMVLGAISAKTGGSKIGVAVLRICFWGTVAMGITAVVGHYFGVTVS, via the coding sequence ATGCATCACCTACTAGAAAAACATTATGTCAACAGAATGGGTTGGCTGCGCGCATCCGTTTTAGGTGCCAATGACGGCTTGTTGTCCACTACAAGTATCGTGATCGGTGTTGCTGCAGCACAGCCGGACCGTCACACTATCGTACTTGCAGCACTGGCAGGAATGATCGCTGGTGCGATGTCTATGGCTGCCGGAGAATATGTTTCGGTCAGTTCACAGGAGGATACTGAAAAGGCCGATCTGCTTCGTGAAAAACGAGAACTTGAAGAAATGCCGGAAGTTGAACTGCATGAATTGGCAAAGATCTATGAAAAAAGAGGTGTAAGTAAAGAAACTGCCTTACAGGTAGCAACGGAACTTTCCGAGCACGATGCTTTGGCTGCTCATGCGCATGACGAATTAGGAATCAATGAGATTACCCAAGCCAAACCTTTTCAGGCTGCTTTTGCTTCATTTGGTTCGTTTGCTTTGGGGGCCTTATTACCTTTTGCCGTTTCAATGTTAGCACCTATTAAAGAAATGGTGTATTTCCAGTATGGATTTTCTATTGTTTTTCTAATGGTGCTGGGAGCGATCTCTGCAAAAACCGGCGGTTCCAAAATAGGAGTGGCTGTTTTAAGGATATGTTTCTGGGGAACTGTCGCCATGGGAATCACTGCAGTCGTAGGACACTATTTTGGAGTGACAGTCTCATAA
- a CDS encoding phosphatase PAP2 family protein, with product MKILTIIVLTCSNICFGQVKSDSAELKKQDIESYSDKVYHPSYKKLIIPTVFIGFGVVSLSSDALKNLNSSTKYEIGEHQPKHITLDNYTQYLPAAMVYGYNLTGIKGKHNLKERTIIYGTSQLISAAIVLPLKHLVKEERPDGTNHLSFPSGHTTTAFSSAHFLFREYQDENIWLAISGYPIAIFTGVYRTLNNKHWVGDVVAGAGFGILSTELAYWLFPTVNKLFNKKESNTITMIYPVLEPKSLGAGLVVNF from the coding sequence ATGAAAATACTAACAATCATTGTTTTAACCTGTTCCAATATTTGTTTTGGACAGGTTAAATCTGATTCAGCCGAACTGAAAAAACAAGATATAGAGAGTTATAGTGATAAAGTATATCATCCAAGCTACAAAAAACTCATTATTCCGACTGTGTTTATTGGCTTCGGAGTGGTCAGTTTAAGTTCTGATGCGCTCAAAAATCTGAACAGTTCCACAAAGTATGAGATCGGAGAACATCAACCCAAGCATATCACGCTTGATAACTACACCCAATATTTGCCTGCAGCAATGGTCTACGGTTATAATCTTACAGGCATAAAAGGAAAGCATAATTTAAAGGAACGGACCATTATATACGGAACCTCGCAACTGATTTCTGCTGCGATTGTTTTGCCTTTAAAGCATCTGGTAAAAGAGGAACGTCCAGATGGCACCAATCATCTTTCTTTTCCTTCAGGACATACCACGACCGCTTTTTCTTCGGCTCATTTTCTGTTCAGGGAATATCAGGATGAGAACATCTGGCTGGCCATTTCGGGCTACCCTATTGCCATTTTCACGGGAGTTTACAGAACCCTCAATAATAAGCACTGGGTGGGAGATGTGGTCGCAGGAGCCGGATTTGGTATTTTAAGTACTGAGCTGGCCTACTGGCTTTTTCCTACCGTAAACAAGCTGTTCAATAAAAAAGAATCCAATACCATAACAATGATCTATCCTGTACTAGAACCTAAAAGTCTAGGAGCTGGATTGGTCGTAAACTTTTGA
- a CDS encoding DUF3570 domain-containing protein translates to MKKVIISIFALFGFFNAQAQENTNTEASKKLSLDEINLVSSYYKQDGNNSAVTGGVGSEKLTDISNSIDVVLVNYDKKLRKNKYTLDVGIDHYTSASSDMIDLKANSSASHADTRIYPSLGWSRENEAKGSTIMAGVSYSGEFDYQSIGANIGFSQKTPNRMGEFTAKFQAFMDQVKLIAPIELRTGSTGGGEHEGYGTTGRNTYALSLSYSQIINKNFQVELMTDAVQQTGYLSLPFHRVYFTDGSVHQEALPDKRFKLPLGLRANYFFGDKVILRAYYRYYTDDWGLRSNTISLETPVKISPFVSVSPFYRYYSQTGAKYFSPYQQHTAFDDFYTSNYDLSKFSSNFYGAGIRINPKNGLFGIERLNMLEIRYGHYTKSIGMKSDIISLNLRFK, encoded by the coding sequence ATGAAAAAAGTAATTATAAGCATTTTCGCCCTCTTTGGATTCTTCAATGCTCAGGCACAGGAAAACACCAATACTGAAGCCTCCAAAAAATTAAGTTTGGATGAGATCAATCTCGTATCGAGCTATTATAAACAGGACGGAAATAATTCTGCGGTAACGGGCGGTGTAGGATCAGAAAAACTCACCGATATTTCTAATTCGATAGACGTTGTCCTTGTGAATTATGACAAGAAACTAAGAAAGAACAAATATACTTTGGATGTCGGGATAGACCATTATACGTCAGCCTCATCAGATATGATCGACCTCAAGGCCAACTCATCGGCTTCACACGCAGATACAAGGATTTATCCTTCGTTAGGATGGAGCCGTGAAAACGAAGCGAAAGGGAGCACGATAATGGCCGGCGTTTCCTATTCGGGAGAGTTTGATTACCAGTCTATCGGAGCCAATATTGGATTTTCACAGAAAACACCGAACAGAATGGGAGAATTCACGGCCAAGTTTCAGGCTTTTATGGATCAGGTAAAGCTTATTGCTCCGATCGAACTTCGGACTGGAAGTACAGGCGGAGGAGAACATGAAGGTTATGGAACAACCGGAAGAAATACCTATGCGCTTTCCTTATCTTATTCTCAGATCATCAATAAGAATTTTCAAGTGGAATTGATGACAGATGCTGTTCAGCAGACAGGTTATCTCAGTTTGCCTTTCCATAGGGTTTATTTTACAGATGGATCTGTGCATCAGGAAGCTTTGCCGGATAAGAGATTCAAACTTCCTTTGGGACTTAGGGCCAATTATTTCTTCGGAGATAAGGTGATCCTGAGAGCTTACTACCGTTATTATACAGATGACTGGGGATTGAGATCCAATACGATCAGTCTGGAAACACCTGTGAAGATATCACCTTTTGTTTCGGTGAGTCCTTTTTACAGGTATTATTCTCAGACAGGTGCCAAATATTTTTCCCCCTATCAGCAGCACACGGCGTTTGACGATTTTTATACCAGCAATTATGACCTTTCAAAATTCAGCAGCAACTTTTACGGGGCGGGCATCCGCATCAATCCTAAAAATGGACTGTTCGGAATAGAAAGACTCAATATGCTGGAGATAAGGTACGGACATTATACCAAATCAATAGGGATGAAATCAGATATTATTTCCTTAAATTTAAGGTTTAAGTAA
- a CDS encoding DUF4266 domain-containing protein — protein sequence MKNIVIKIMMGIFIFFALSSVHSCTTVKEYEKSKLNDAEMVLGNRTIEKTELSFQSYREGSSGANAGKVGGGCGCN from the coding sequence ATGAAAAATATTGTAATAAAAATAATGATGGGCATTTTTATATTCTTTGCCCTTTCATCAGTTCATTCCTGCACAACAGTAAAAGAATACGAAAAAAGCAAGCTCAACGATGCTGAGATGGTTCTTGGCAACCGGACAATTGAAAAGACAGAACTCAGTTTCCAGTCTTATCGCGAAGGCTCTTCAGGAGCTAACGCCGGTAAAGTGGGTGGTGGATGCGGCTGCAATTAA
- a CDS encoding FAD:protein FMN transferase yields the protein MLKEFRKFQKLMGNIFEITVVDDNEVNAFKHIEAAVSEIQRIEKLLTTYSDDSQTSLINKNAGIQPVKVDAEVFQLIERSLRISNITDGYFDISYGGIDKTFWNFDREMKQLPDPELVKEHLKLVNYKNILLDAESQTVFFKEKGMRIGFGGIGKGYAAEMAKRILQQRNIASGVVNASGDLTTWGTQADGKPWTIGIADPDNAALPFSYMNITNTSVATSGNYEKFVMIDGKKYSHTINPKTGMPISGIKSVTMICPNAEIADAMATPITIMGIEAAIGLVDQINHLECIIVDDHNNIHSSKNINFK from the coding sequence ATGCTGAAAGAGTTTCGGAAATTCCAAAAACTGATGGGAAATATCTTCGAGATCACCGTTGTAGATGACAATGAAGTGAATGCTTTTAAACATATTGAAGCTGCCGTTTCAGAAATCCAGCGGATTGAGAAATTGCTCACGACTTACAGCGATGACAGCCAGACCAGTCTTATCAACAAAAATGCCGGTATCCAACCTGTAAAAGTAGATGCAGAAGTTTTTCAGCTGATTGAAAGAAGCTTAAGGATCAGCAATATTACAGATGGATATTTTGATATTTCTTATGGTGGAATCGATAAAACCTTCTGGAATTTTGACCGTGAAATGAAGCAGCTTCCTGATCCCGAATTGGTAAAAGAGCATCTGAAACTGGTCAATTATAAAAATATTCTTTTAGATGCGGAAAGCCAAACGGTTTTTTTTAAAGAAAAAGGAATGCGGATCGGTTTCGGCGGTATTGGAAAAGGTTACGCTGCCGAAATGGCAAAAAGAATTCTTCAGCAAAGAAATATTGCGTCCGGTGTGGTAAATGCGTCCGGTGACTTGACAACCTGGGGAACTCAGGCAGACGGAAAACCCTGGACAATCGGTATTGCAGATCCCGACAATGCTGCGCTTCCGTTTTCTTATATGAACATCACCAATACTTCCGTAGCCACTTCCGGCAATTACGAGAAATTCGTAATGATAGACGGTAAAAAATATTCTCATACCATCAATCCCAAAACGGGAATGCCGATTTCGGGAATCAAAAGTGTTACGATGATTTGTCCGAACGCTGAGATTGCGGACGCCATGGCAACGCCAATAACGATTATGGGAATAGAGGCTGCAATTGGTCTTGTGGATCAGATCAACCATTTGGAATGTATCATCGTAGATGATCATAACAACATTCATTCATCAAAAAACATCAATTTCAAATAA
- a CDS encoding thioredoxin family protein, whose amino-acid sequence MKTIFTAIFLALFSVLANAQTRFEKAKKTASEQNELILLNFSGSDWCIPCIKLHKNIIETETFKQLSADHILQYVNADFPRSKNNQPSEEIKKENASLAERYNSKGLFPFTLLLNSEGKILKTWEGLPSESAVAFSNEIKSFYQKK is encoded by the coding sequence ATGAAAACAATATTTACAGCCATCTTTTTGGCGCTATTCTCTGTACTAGCAAATGCACAGACACGTTTTGAAAAAGCAAAGAAAACAGCTTCTGAACAAAATGAATTGATTCTTCTCAACTTTTCCGGCTCGGACTGGTGTATTCCGTGTATCAAGCTGCATAAGAATATTATTGAAACCGAGACTTTTAAACAATTGTCTGCTGATCACATTTTACAATATGTCAACGCGGATTTTCCAAGAAGCAAAAATAATCAACCTTCTGAAGAGATCAAAAAAGAAAATGCTTCTCTGGCAGAGCGATACAATTCTAAAGGTCTTTTTCCGTTCACCCTTTTGCTCAATTCTGAAGGAAAAATTCTGAAAACCTGGGAAGGTCTTCCGTCGGAAAGTGCAGTTGCTTTTAGCAATGAAATAAAAAGTTTTTATCAAAAGAAGTAA
- a CDS encoding heme-binding domain-containing protein yields MNKSFFTIKNILTVLLLMFIGIQFIDVKKNIRQDQSANAIENYYNVPPKVKSILKTSCYDCHSNNTIYPSYSKLQPVKWWLADHVNSGKRHLNFDEFNSYSREKKLEKLDEIVETVKEGEMPLASYTVIHQDAKLSASDHAEIEKWVNEIKKEVK; encoded by the coding sequence ATGAATAAGTCCTTTTTTACCATAAAAAATATTTTAACAGTATTGTTGTTGATGTTTATCGGCATTCAGTTTATTGATGTTAAAAAGAATATCCGCCAAGATCAATCTGCCAATGCGATTGAAAATTATTATAATGTACCTCCAAAAGTAAAATCTATTTTGAAAACCAGTTGTTATGACTGCCATTCCAACAATACTATTTATCCTTCCTACAGCAAGTTGCAGCCTGTGAAATGGTGGTTGGCTGATCACGTAAATTCGGGTAAAAGACATTTGAACTTTGATGAATTCAATTCTTACAGCCGTGAAAAAAAGCTTGAGAAACTCGATGAGATCGTAGAAACCGTCAAAGAAGGCGAAATGCCGCTTGCTTCTTACACGGTCATTCATCAGGATGCAAAATTATCTGCTTCTGATCATGCTGAAATAGAAAAGTGGGTCAATGAAATAAAAAAGGAAGTGAAATAA